AGCCGGCGCTCGCCAGGACCTCCTTCAGGTTGGCCAACACCTGCCGGGCCTCGGCCTCGAAGCCGCCGTCGACCATCTCACCGGTCTGCGGATCGAGGGCGATCTGTCCGGAGGTGTAGAGCCAGCCATCGATTTCGACCGCCTGCGAGTAGGGGCCGATTGCCGCCGGGGCCCGCTGGGTGTGGTTGAACTGCATCAGGAGTCCCCCTGGTAGATGCCGATGAAGGGCAAATTGCGATAGTGCTCCGCGTAGTCGAGGCCGTAGCCGACCACGAAGACGTCGTCGACCTCGAAGCCGCGGTAGTCGATGGGCACCTCGACCTTGCGGGCCGGAGTCTTGTCGAGCAGGGCGCAGAG
This genomic stretch from Acidobacteriota bacterium harbors:
- a CDS encoding RidA family protein, translated to MQFNHTQRAPAAIGPYSQAVEIDGWLYTSGQIALDPQTGEMVDGGFEAEARQVLANLKEVLASAGCTFSDIVKANIFVTDMANFPQLNELYGTALGDHRPARSTIQVAALPKGGLVEIDLVARIPR